The following coding sequences are from one Chelonoidis abingdonii isolate Lonesome George chromosome 4, CheloAbing_2.0, whole genome shotgun sequence window:
- the RABIF gene encoding guanine nucleotide exchange factor MSS4, whose amino-acid sequence MAAACAEMEPAAAARSPGAGELVCARGRNRKAVLCQRCGSRVLLPGAATFARRELFLPSMKKKTALLASNSPDGDVLQDHWLVDDMFSFENIGFTKDVGNVKFLICADCEIGPIGWHCLDDKKSFYIALDRVSHE is encoded by the exons ATGGCGGCGGCCTGCGCGGAGATGGAGCCGGCAGCGGCTGCTCGCAGTCCAGGCGCGGGGGAGCTGGTTTGCGCGCGGGGCCGCAACCGTAAGGCCGTGTTGTGCCAGCGCTGCGGCTCGCGCGTGCTGCTGCCCGGCGCCGCTACCTTCGCGCGCAGAGAG cttttccttccctccatgaaGAAGAAGACAGCCCTGCTTGCCAGCAACTCTCCGGATGGGGACGTGCTCCAGGATCACTGGCTCGTAGATGACATGTTTTCCTTTGAGAATATTGGGTTCACCAAGGACGTTGGGAATGTAAAGTTCCTCATATGCGCAGACTGTGAGATCGGGCCAATTGGCTGGCACTGCCTAGATGATAAGAAGAGCTTCTACATAGCCCTGGACCGTGTTTCTCATGAGTAG